The DNA region CTTCACGCATCTGTCGCGCATGACCTGGGCTGCGGCGGCGTATTCGGCCACCGACTCGCCGCGCGCGCGGATCGCCATGATCAGACCGCCCATCTGCGCCGGGGAGGCTAAACCCTCAAACATCAGGTTGAACGCCTCTTCGGCCTGAGCGCGCGACAGCGGGCCTTCGGAGGCGGAAAAGATGATCGGCTTCATCGCTTCGGACAGGGGGGCATCAGTCATGCGGGCACTTTCTCGTCGGTCTTATTCAGGAAATTTCTTAACATCGCGTGGCCATGCTCGGACCGGATGCTTTCGGGGTGGAATTGCACGCCCTCGATCGGCAAGTCCTTGTGGCGCAGGCCCATGATGGTGCCGTCGTCTAACTCGGCTGTGATGTCCAGCGCATCGGGCAGGGTTGCCCGGTCCACTACGAGGGAGTGGTAGCGTGTTGCGTTCAGGGGGGACGGCAGGCCTGCAAAGACGCCCTGACCCTCGTGTTTCATCGCCCCGAGCTTGCCATGCACGATCTCGGCATGCTGCACGATCTTGCCGCCAAACGCCTCTCCAATCGTCTGATGACCCAGACACACGCCCATCAATGGCATCCCCGCGCCCGCACAGGCCTTGGTCAGGGGAAGGCAAATCCCCGCATCCGCCGGATAGCCTGGCCCAGGGCTCAGCACGATCCCCAATGCGCCCGATGCCATCGCATCCTGCACGCTGATCTTGTCGTTGCGGACCACGCGGATGTCGGCCCCAAGCTCCCCCAGATAATGGACAAGGTTGTAGGTGAAACTGTCGTAATTATCGATCAGGAGTAGCATGGGGAGGCTCCAATGGGCTGGGGCG from Jannaschia sp. CCS1 includes:
- a CDS encoding anthranilate synthase component II, whose product is MLLLIDNYDSFTYNLVHYLGELGADIRVVRNDKISVQDAMASGALGIVLSPGPGYPADAGICLPLTKACAGAGMPLMGVCLGHQTIGEAFGGKIVQHAEIVHGKLGAMKHEGQGVFAGLPSPLNATRYHSLVVDRATLPDALDITAELDDGTIMGLRHKDLPIEGVQFHPESIRSEHGHAMLRNFLNKTDEKVPA